In Fibrobacter sp. UWP2, the sequence TTCCTCCCCACATAAGCCTCACACGCATTTTTTGAAGCTATCTTTTTGACAATCACCAACTTACAATCAAAAATCCGGCTACGCTCCGGATTTTTTCTTTTTGTGCTCGCATTACACACTAATTATTCTGCAAGCCTTATTTTATGCGGATTGCGACGCGGTACTACATACAAAGTAACAGTCTACAAGGAAGACTTTTTCAAAGTCATTTTTTGGCTTTGTCAAGACCTTTAGAAAAAAAAATGAAAAAAATTTTAAAAAAGTGTTGATTATTTGTGAAAATAAAGTTATTTTATAGTCATCAAACACTAAACCCTCAAAAAAGGAAGAATAAAATGGCTACAACAAAGAAAACCGTTGCTAAGAAACCCGCTGCCAAGAAGGCTGTTGCCAAGAAGGCTCCGGCTAAGAAGGCTGCTGCCGCTAAGAAGCCGGCTGCCAAGAAGCCCGCTGCCAAGAAGGCTGCTGCCAAGAAGCCGGCCGCCAAGAAGGCTGTTGCTAAGAAGGCTCCGGCCAAGAAGGCTGTTGCTAAGAAGGCTCCGGCCAAGAAGGCTGTTGCCAAGAAGGCTCCGGCTAAGAAGGCTGCTAAGAAGTAATTCTTCCCAAAGCTCTCTTTTGATGAAGGACTTGCGCAAGCAAGTCCTTCTTTTTTTTATTATTGTAGACATGATCTCAGAGAAAGACCTTGCCGAACTCGAAAACGTCCCCTACGAGGAGCGAATCTCGCGCGTTGAGAAGCTCCTCGAAGGCAAAGAGAACCCCCGCGCCTTTGAACTCGGGCTGCTTTTAGCCCTCAAGATGGGTCAGGAGATCCGCGAAAAGAAGCCGCTGGGCAGCGAATCGGGCGACCTGGTCGCGAGCTGGAGCGGCAAGTACCCGGAATCGGTGGTCGAAGAGGCCATCGCAAGCGCCAAGGAATTTTTGCTGCACCCCGCCAACCTCGCCGAAAAAATCAAGAGCGGCGTGATGAAGAAGGCCGCCGAAGAGTCGAAACAGGCACAAAGCGAGGCCGAAGATGCAAAATAAGCTCCAAGCGACCGTCGACATAGGCAGCCACAGCTGCATTTTGCTGATTGCCGCCTTTGAAGACGGCAAACTGGTGCCCAAGCTGCAAAAGGTGGAAGTGTGCCGGCTGGGCGAAGACATTTACGAACACGGCGCCATTACAGAGGAACGCATCCGGGAATTGACTACCATCATGACCAAGTTCCGCATGGACCTGCACGCCCTGGGAGTCGAACTCAAGGCCGTCGCCGCCACCGAGGCGATGCGCAAGGCCAGCAACCCCGACGCCGTGCTGGACGCGGTCGAAAAGAGCCTGTGGATGCGCCCGCGCATCATCAGCGGCGAAGAAGAAGGCAAACTCACGTTCCGCTCGGTCAAGGAATGGCACGGCGACGACATCGTGACAATCGACATTGGCGGCGGTTCCACCGAACTCAGCAACGGAAAGACCTCGTTCTCCATCCCGGTGGGCGCCCTCAAGATGTTCAAGGCAATGGGACCGATCCCCGGCCCCGAATACAAGAAGTTTGTGAAGGAAACCTTCAAGGAAGTGAGTTTCAAGGGCATGACCAAAAAGCCGGTGTACCTCATTGGCGGCACGGGAACGGCACTTGCGATGGTGTTCCTAAACAAGCCGCAGTTCGACTACAAAGCGATTGAAGGGCTCGAGATGAGCATCGCCGACCTCGATGCGGTCACCACGCGCATCACAAACCTCTCCAAGGAGCTCCGTGCGATGCTCCCCGGACTCGAGAACGGGCGTCACGAGGTGATTATTTGCGGGCTTTTTTGGCTCAAGTCGCTTTTAGAGAAGTTGCGCGTAGAGCGTTTCAAGATCTCCACTGCGGGTCTGAGGTTCGGCCTGTTGTACCCACCCGAGGGCGAGTCTAAAACGGAAACCCAAAAAAACTAAGGATTACACTTCCACCATCGTCGCGACGAGGCAAGAATCCTTCGTAGCGCCGCTACCCGCAAAATCGATATCCTGCCCGCGCTTCCAAGCAGTGCGGGCTTCTTTGTGTACCGACCTGACGGCATCAAGCACGTCGCGCGCGAACGAATCGAGCGCGAACTCGCTGTAGTTGGAACTCACCATGAAGAACCCGCCCGGATTCAAAATCGAGGCGCAGTCCGCCACAAGCGGCATCAAATGTTCGCGCACGTTGAAGTTCATCCCCTTAAAGCGCGCGAAACTCGGCGGGTCGAGAACGATTCCGTCGAACTTTAGGCCCTTCTTTTGCGCCCAGCGCACGTATTCGAGCGCATTCCCGCGGAAAAATTCACCGGGGCGCAGGTCGAGCCCGTTCAGCGCGTAGTTTTCGCGGCCCTTGTCGAGAATCTTGCCGCTGATGTCGGCATTGGTGGCGACCGCGGCACCCCCGAGGCGCGCATGCACCGAGAAACTGCACGTGTAGCTGAAGAGGTTCAAAAAGCGCACGTTATTAGACATCGCGCGAAAGCGTTCCTCCACCTCGAGGCGCACGTGCCGCATGTCCAGGAACAACCCCGGGTTCACCGTGTCGAGCAGGTCCACATGGAATTTCGCGTTCCCCTCGCGTACCGTCCCCGCGGCATCTTCGCGTGACCCGTAGGCAACTTCCATCGGCGCGTTCTCGAGCGACTTGCCCGAGCGCGAGAGGCGTTCCTTCACCACGACGCATGCGGGATTGAATGTCTCCACCACCGCATCTACGATTGCGCGACGTTCCCGCAGGAGTTCATCCCCGAAATACTGCACCTGGAAGCGGTCGCCAAAGCGATCGAGCGTGAGTCCCGGGAAACCGTCGGCGGCCCCGTTCACGACGCGGTACGCGTCCGTCACATCGAACAGCGGCGCACGTTTTTCAAATGCAGTCCTAAGTAAATTTTTCATCATCTATAACGCATGCCCAAAATTTTCGAAGACTTCTTTCGTCTGTAGCGAGCATGGCGAGCGTTCTTTCGTCTAAGTTTTGTCCAGCGTCTTGATCTGGTCCACGAACTCGCCGACTTCCTTGAATTCTCGGTAGATGGACGCGAACCTCACGTAGGCGACAGGGTCCAATTTCTTGAGTTCCTGCATCACGAGGTTCCCGATGGTATCGTAGCCCACCTCGGAATTGTCGTTCACCGGCAGGGCGTTTTCCACGCGTGTCGCCAGTTCTTCGATGTCCTCGGTCGAAAGCGGGCGCTTCTTGCAAGAGTTCATGATGCCGCGGATAAGCTTTTCGCGCTGGAACGGCTGCTTTTCGCCACTCCGCTTGATAACCGTCAACGGCTGGAGTTCGATATACTCGCGGGTAGTGAACCTGCGACCACACGCAAGGCATTCACGCCGTCTGCGTATGGCGGTTCCGCTCACGCGGCTATCGACCACCTTGTCGTTGTCTTGCTTGCAAAAAGGACAAATCATGGCTAGAATATAGGTTATTTCGCCAAAAAAAGCAAACTAATCCTTGATGCAGCGGACGCTGAGCCACGTATCCTTGGGGAATGCGCCCGATTCCACGGATTCCTTCTCGTAATGCATCACGAACATGAGCGCCTTCACGTCGTTTTTCTCCGTGGCGGTCCAGAAGAAGGCCCCGTTGTTGCTGAAGCTGCGCACACCGTTCGTGTTGACATGCGAAACGGCCGCGGGCAAGGCAGCGAACCCGAAATCGTCCGTACCGACGACATAGTCCTTTTTGTCCTTGTCCCAGTCCCTCGTAGCCTTGAGTTTCGTACCCGCCGTAGCCGAATCACCAGCGGCAGCAACCAGGTCGTTCCAGTCGTCTTCGCCCGGCAGGCGCCAACTGCGGGGGCACGCGTCCATTGCATCTTCCCAGGCGTACAGCCGCCCGTACTTTTCGTGGGACTTCCCGTCGTATTCGGGGAAAACTACGCTGGTTTCCGTTTCGTAGTTCAGGTTCTCCGCCATCCATACCCGTCCGCCGATATTGACCGTGGCGTAAGTCTGGCCATCGCGCAAATCCTTGACCGTTCCCGCGTCGGGATTGTATTCGCTGCCCTTGTCGCCGGAACCGCCACCGCCTACAGACGAGGAGCTGTCGTCACCGCAGGCGGTAAACAAGAACGCCAATGCCAAAGTGCAAATCAAAGAAAAACGCTTCATAGTTCCCCAAATCATTTATCGGAAATATAGGAAACAAAAAGCCGCTCCCGTGCGAGGAGCAAGCTCGTTCTGTGAACGGAAAAGGCTCGTATCAACGAGCCTTTGCAGTGAGAGCGAGCGCATACCAAAGTAATTTAACGCCCAAATCTAGCGCGAGCGGTCGCTTTAATTAGCCTTCTTGAAGTCGGCGACGTTCTGCGCGAACTCGGCGAGGTATTCCTTCGCCTTCGCGGCGACGGCCTCGGGCACATAGCCGAATTCCTTCTCTAGCACGCCAGCCGGAGCAGAAGCGCCGAAGCGTTCCAGGCCGCAGGCCTTGCCGAACCCGCCGACCACGCGGTCGAAGAGAACCGGGAGGCCGCTGGAGAGAGCGAACACCGGAGTCCAGGGCACGAGCACCTGATCGCGGTAAGTTTTTTCTTGCTTGAGGAAGAGAGCCGGGCTAATCATGGAGACCACGCGCACGGCCTTGCCTTCGGCGCGGAGGAGTTCGGCAGCCTGGTGTTCCAGGAGCACGTCGGAACCGTTCGCCACAAGCGTGAGGTCCGGGTTCTTGCCGGCAGCCGTATTGTCGCTCACGATGTAGGCGCCCTTGCGGCAGGCCTTCGCGGCTTCGTAGCGGTTTTCGCCGGGGAGCGTGTTTACCACCTGGCGGGTAAGGATGAGAGCCGTCGGACTGTCGTTGTTCTCGAAAGCCATTTCCCAGGCGGCGAGAGTCTCGAATGCGTCTGCCGGACGGAGCACGAGCATTTCGGCCTTGCCGTTTTCCTTCGTGAGGCCTTCGAGCAAGCGGATCTGCGTTTCGTGTTCGATGGGCTGGTGCGTCGGGCCGTCTTCGCCCACGCGGAAGCTATCGTGCGTGAACACGTACTTGACCGGGAGACCCATGAGGGCAGCCATGCGGATAGCGGGCTTCATGAAGTCGCTGAACACGAAGAACGTGGCACAAATCGGGAACAGGCCCTTCTGCAACGCGATACCGTTCATGATGGCGCCCATCGTGAGTTCCGCGACGCCCACCTGCACGAACGCGCCCTTGAAGTCGTTAGCGCGGAAGATGCCCGTCTTGTTGAGGAACGCCTGCGTATTGTCGGAGTTCGAAAGGTCGGCGGAACTGCAAATGATGTTGTGGAAGTTTTCGGCGAGGTAGCCGAGAACCGTACCGCTCGTGACGCGGGTAGCGACCCCTTCCTTGATGGGGAGGTTCGAGAGGTTGAGCACCGGAGCCTTGCCGGAAAGCCATTCATTGAGGGTCGCGGACTTTTCGGCATTCGCCTTGTCCCAAGCGGCCTTGGCCTTCTTCCATTCGGCGACTTCCTTGCGGAGTTCTTCGGCGCGGGCTTCGAAACCGGCCTTCACATCGTCGAACACCTGGAACGGGTCGTCCGGGTTACCGCCGAGGTTCTTGACCGTAGCGGTTGTGGAAGCACCGGCAGCGTTGAGCGGCTGCCCGTGCGTAGAAACTTCGCCTTCGTAGCTCTTGCCATCTTCGGCAACGGCGCCCTTCGCCATCGTGGTGTGGCCGTACACGAGCGTCGGCTTTTCCTTCTCGGCCCAGGCTTCCTTGAATGCCTTGCGGAGTTCGGCGATGTTGGAACCGTCGCATTCGATAACGCGGAAACCCCATGCCTTGTACTGGCCGACGAAGTCGTGGCTCATCACGTCTTCGGTCTTGCAGCTCAGCTGCACCTGGTTCGCGTCGTAGAAGAAGATGAGGTTCGAAAGCTTGAGGTGGCCCGCGATGCGGCCCACGCCGTAGGCAATTTCTTCTTCGAGGCCGCCGTCAGAAACGAGGCAGACCGTCTTGTGCTCGAGGATGGAGCCGAAGCGTTCCACCATGAAGCGTTCGGCGATGGCGGCACCAAGGGCGATGCCGTGGCCAATACCGAGCGGGCCCGAGGAGTTCTCGATGCCGAGCATCACGTCCAGTTCGGGGTGGCCGGGAGTGCGGCTGCCGAGCTGGCGGAAGTTCTTCACGTCGTCGAGCGTGAGGCGGTTCGTGAGGACGAGCTCGGAGTACAGGAGCGGGCTCATGTGGCCCGGGTCCATGAAGAAGCGGTCGCGGCCCATCCATTCGGCGTCGTCCGGATCGTAGCGCAAGAATTCCGCGAACAACAGCGTGATGGCGTCGGCGGCGCCCATGGCACCACCCGGATGTCCGGACTTCGCCTTCTGCACCATCGCGGCAGAAAGGATTCGGACGTTGTCGGCTGCTTTCGTAACTAAGGAATCTTGCACGGTAAAACCTCTTTAGGGTATTGTTATTTACGCGCCAAATTTAGTTTTTTATGGCTATTCTCACAAGGCGGGTTCCGGCAAAAGAAGATCCCCAAAATCGCAAAAACCGCAAAAAAAACGCACCTAAAATGTTGACGAAAAAGCATTTACGTCAAATTACGGGCGCATTTACAAAAAGTTTTTATTTGTTTACGTCGTCCTGTTTAGTTCTTTTTAATCTTGCACGCAACGGACAGAGAGGGCGTCCTTCTTTTTCAACTGACTCAATTCGCCATCGGAGAAAACGTAAGCCTTCTCCGTTTCAGCCTCCGAAGAAGACCAGAATGCGGTGCGGGACCCTGCACTACCCATGAAATGATCGGTAGACACCAGCGGGTCATCGTAATAAACGCCCACAGGAAGAGCCGTAAATCCAAACCTATCACATCCAGACTCCCAAGACGAAAGCCATGATGAACAGATACCCGGCATGTAAGAATTATTCCAGCCATTGGAGGATTTTAGCAACCAAGAAGGATCTTCATTTTCAAAAGTTACTTTTAACAGCTCTAACAGCTCTGCCCACTCCGTAGAATCAGGCAAGTGCCAACCCTCCGGGCATATATCTATAGCGGCGTCCCAGGTGTACAGGCGCCCTCCGACTTTGCAATATTTAAGAGAATCGTTGTAGCACCGGGAATTTCCAACAAGGCTCGGAGTCTTTGAGCTGTCGGCGTAGTTCAAGTTCTCGGCCATCCACGTTTGATTTCCAATCTCTACCGTCCTGTATGTCTTTTGATCGCGATTATCCGTCATGGAGCCATATTCTATATCCGGGTTAAAGCGGGCTTCTTTCGGGATATTCCAATCCCATTCCGTAATATTCACCCAAGCTGAATCCTTGCAATAATAGGAGTTCCTTTTATCAATCTTTCCTTTAATTACTTTGTTATCTCCCGCAGCACAGGATTCACCGTAAGTATTCTTTTCAACATCGCTCGCCTCAACCCAACGGTTACTGTCTGCATGGCAAATGTAACGATACGGAATAGAGTCTTCATAATCCATCACACGAAATAAACTTCCAGGACGGGTTACGTAACGGATTTCTCCATCCTTCGCAACGGGAAGCGAATCATCCTTAATCAAACCATCGGCAAGGGCTCCGCACACGCCCAGGCCCAGTTCCTGGCTCCAAAAATGGCGCACGTATTTTTCAAAATTGGGAATCTCGTTCTGCGAAAGATTCCAACCCTTCACATTCGTTCTCACATCAGCAAGCCGAAAAAAATTTTTGGGGGGATAACAGGAATTGTCGCCATCGCGAAACCAGCCAAATTCCGACTCCAAAATGGCATCCGCAATCGCAACTCGGCTAGAATCACCATTATTCCCCTTGCCATCCGTTTCCAAGTCGGCGGCAAACTTGGAGAGATATTCAGAAAATTCACTTGTGGTAAACCTGTTCTGCATAATTATAGAGACAGCGAGCAAGGCCGCGTCGGCTTCGCTGGAGCCGGCAATGTTCATGTCTTCGGAGTTCTTGAACCCGTCGGAATCTATGTGGAACGCGGCAAAGATTTCCTTTTGCGCCTGCTTTTTCGCCGTGGCCACACGCTTGCCTTCGTTCTGCACCAGGTAGTACACGCGGTCGTATTCCAGGTGCGTGAGCAGGTTCAAGTTCGCCGTTGTGTGCGTAGAAAGGTCTGTCAGGGCATTCAAGGAGATTTGCCCGTCCGAGTTCCCGCCCGTCATCTCGTTCTTGTAATAGCCCGTGGCCGAGAGGCTCACATATTGGGACTTGAGCATGCCGCCACGCAGTTTGAACTCGCCCTTGTCGTTGGCGATGAACCCCGTGTAAGTGATGTTGGACTGGGTAAGCGTACGCCCGTTTTCCAGGCCGCGCACCGTAACAGGCGTACCCGACAAGAACGGGCCCTTTTGAGAACAGCCCGAAATCGTATTCAGTTCCGTGGGCACACTCTCGGAATCCGAAACGGTGGTGTCTATCAGGTCTTTGCCGTCAACGCCGTCAATTCCATCCTTGCCATTTTTTCCATCGGCACCATCGCGACCGTTGAGCACCACGCCCACCGAGTCGCCGTTGCATATAATCTTCACGCCGCTGCTGTCTTTGAGGGGTTCCGTGGAGCATTTGGAATCTGCTATATAGAGCGTGTCCACCGATCCATTCATCGAAAGCCACTCCCCTCCCGAGCACATGCGGAGTTGGGCTTCGGATTTGAGCCAAAGCAGTTCGCCTTCGTTATCGCCGTCGCAGTCTCCAAGAGCGTCGGCATCGGCTACCATGGCAATAGAGCCACCTTCTACAATGGTGGTCTCGTCGCCGCAGGCCACAAAAATGCCGGTAGCCCCCAATACCAAGGGAAGTGCTCGTTTAAGCATACAAACTCCGTCTTATGTTTATCTCTCCGTTTTAAAAAGTAAACGATTTGTCTCGGGAAGTCAATAGCCCCAAAGGTCTTTGTTATATTTTTAGCCATGAAAGAGTACGTATTTCGCCTTTTAAAGAACCTGGCTCACCCGGGCACCATCATCGGCCTTGTGGTGGCTGCAGCCATTCCCTTCCTCGTGTACCTCGGCCCCAACGTGGACCACAAAGAGACCATCCGCCAGCTCGACCTGTACCTGCCCCTCCCGCTGTTTTGCGTGCAATTCGTGGCCGCCATCGTCCTCTTTTGCATGCTGAGCAAGGATTTTCGCGAATGGGTCAAAACAGTACTCCCCGCCAAATCGTTTAGCATTTTGACGCTCGCCTTTGCCGTCGCCGTCTCGATTTTCGCTGCCACGCAAATCGAGGCCCGCCACCGCGTGCAAAGCGACGAGAGCGTGTTCATGTCGGTCGCCCAGAACATGTACTACAACCAAGAAAGCGGGACCTGCAACCAGGGGCTCTACAACGACGGCAAGCTCGATTGCGTCTCCAAGTCCAACAGTTTCAAGACCAAGGGGCTCGCCTTCCTCTACGTGCTGGGCATGCCGCTCTTTGGCTCGGACCTCCACTGGATCTTTAACCTTGAGCTTTTGCTTTTGCCGCTCGCATTCTTGCTTATGTTCCTTGCGATTGCCGCATGGACAAGGCAGCCGCTCTTGGCGTTCTTCGCGGCGCTCCTCACAGCACTGCAGCCCACCGTGCTGTTCCAGTTCCGCGCCATGTCGGTGGAACCGCTCTACATTTTCCTCTCGGCGCTCTCGCTGTTCACCTTCAAGTGGGCTTACGACCGCAACACCGTCAAGCACTGGGCGCTCTTCGCGCTCGTCCTCGCCTTTTTTGCACAGACCCGCCAAGAGACTGTGTTCTGCTTTGCCCCGTTCATTCTGTTCGCCCTCCCCAAAATTCTAGACTCCAAGAGCGCCAAGGCACCCACGTTCTTTGTGACGCTTTCGTTCTTTAGCATGCCGGTGCTCCTCACCATCAGCTACTTCCAGGGGTTCGGCTTCCAGGGCGGCGAGTTCGAGGCGCACGGCCACTTTTTTGAGGACCTCGCCAAGAACTGGCACGAGATGACACTCCCGCTCAGGGAGAACGGCGAACTCCAGAACCCGTTCCTCACCTATTTTAACTATCTCTTCGCCATCGGCGCTATCTACCTGGTGTTCCGTGCCATTTACGACACCAAAAAGGGCGACAAGTTCTACCTGTGGACGCTCGTGTTCCTCGTGCTGTACCACATCCAAACCTACGTGATATTGGAGAACGTCTCGGGCGACTTCACCATCCAAATCAACCAGCGCTACAGCCTGGTGATGCTCCCTAGCATGGCCTTTGTGGGGGCGCTCCCCGTCGCGCACGCCATCGAATACTTCGCCGCATCCATCGACAAGAACAAGGTGGCAAAACTCTCGTTCTTGGGAGCCGTCGCCGTCGCCTTGATCTTTGGCGGTTGGACCTTCCATTACAAAAAAGACTTCAACGACAACGTCATGTACAACCGCAACCACCTGACCATTGAGGAGTATGAGATTTGGCAGTGGTTGAACGAGCTGCCGCAAAAGAACAGGCTCTTTATTTACGGGCGACCCTGGCACTTTGTGGGTTACGGGGTTTCATCCATCCACTACGACAAGGCCCGCCAAATGAGGGATTCCGAGCTGCAACAGCTCATGGACAAGTACGACGAAGTCTACTACATTCGCGGTCTCGACTGCTGGGACAGCCAGACCTACCACAAAAAGGCGGTGGAACACCGCATCGCCACCACCTGCGACGTGTTCGAGCGCGAGATGGACCTGGTCGGCGTCAAGAACATCCTCATCACCAACAACTACTGGGTGCAAATCGCCCAGTTCAACGGGCGCAAGAACTACAACCCCAAGAACATCATCGTCGTCGAGGACGTCGCCATCGAGACCGCGGGCGAACCCGAAAAACTCAACTTGAGCGAGCTCGACGAGAACACCGACGTGAACAAGATTGTGGTCGACACGCTGCGCTACAAGTACAACCTGAAGGAATCCAACGCCGAGACCACAACCAACTGGGAGTTTTTCACCGTGCTGAACGGCAAGTTCCTGAGCCGGGGCGCCTACCAGAACGGCGAATTCGCGCTCGCCATCC encodes:
- a CDS encoding phosphatase, with the translated sequence MQNKLQATVDIGSHSCILLIAAFEDGKLVPKLQKVEVCRLGEDIYEHGAITEERIRELTTIMTKFRMDLHALGVELKAVAATEAMRKASNPDAVLDAVEKSLWMRPRIISGEEEGKLTFRSVKEWHGDDIVTIDIGGGSTELSNGKTSFSIPVGALKMFKAMGPIPGPEYKKFVKETFKEVSFKGMTKKPVYLIGGTGTALAMVFLNKPQFDYKAIEGLEMSIADLDAVTTRITNLSKELRAMLPGLENGRHEVIICGLFWLKSLLEKLRVERFKISTAGLRFGLLYPPEGESKTETQKN
- a CDS encoding class I SAM-dependent rRNA methyltransferase; the encoded protein is MMKNLLRTAFEKRAPLFDVTDAYRVVNGAADGFPGLTLDRFGDRFQVQYFGDELLRERRAIVDAVVETFNPACVVVKERLSRSGKSLENAPMEVAYGSREDAAGTVREGNAKFHVDLLDTVNPGLFLDMRHVRLEVEERFRAMSNNVRFLNLFSYTCSFSVHARLGGAAVATNADISGKILDKGRENYALNGLDLRPGEFFRGNALEYVRWAQKKGLKFDGIVLDPPSFARFKGMNFNVREHLMPLVADCASILNPGGFFMVSSNYSEFALDSFARDVLDAVRSVHKEARTAWKRGQDIDFAGSGATKDSCLVATMVEV
- the nrdR gene encoding transcriptional regulator NrdR is translated as MICPFCKQDNDKVVDSRVSGTAIRRRRECLACGRRFTTREYIELQPLTVIKRSGEKQPFQREKLIRGIMNSCKKRPLSTEDIEELATRVENALPVNDNSEVGYDTIGNLVMQELKKLDPVAYVRFASIYREFKEVGEFVDQIKTLDKT
- a CDS encoding fibrobacter succinogenes major paralogous domain-containing protein; the protein is MKRFSLICTLALAFLFTACGDDSSSSVGGGGSGDKGSEYNPDAGTVKDLRDGQTYATVNIGGRVWMAENLNYETETSVVFPEYDGKSHEKYGRLYAWEDAMDACPRSWRLPGEDDWNDLVAAAGDSATAGTKLKATRDWDKDKKDYVVGTDDFGFAALPAAVSHVNTNGVRSFSNNGAFFWTATEKNDVKALMFVMHYEKESVESGAFPKDTWLSVRCIKD
- a CDS encoding transketolase, whose amino-acid sequence is MQDSLVTKAADNVRILSAAMVQKAKSGHPGGAMGAADAITLLFAEFLRYDPDDAEWMGRDRFFMDPGHMSPLLYSELVLTNRLTLDDVKNFRQLGSRTPGHPELDVMLGIENSSGPLGIGHGIALGAAIAERFMVERFGSILEHKTVCLVSDGGLEEEIAYGVGRIAGHLKLSNLIFFYDANQVQLSCKTEDVMSHDFVGQYKAWGFRVIECDGSNIAELRKAFKEAWAEKEKPTLVYGHTTMAKGAVAEDGKSYEGEVSTHGQPLNAAGASTTATVKNLGGNPDDPFQVFDDVKAGFEARAEELRKEVAEWKKAKAAWDKANAEKSATLNEWLSGKAPVLNLSNLPIKEGVATRVTSGTVLGYLAENFHNIICSSADLSNSDNTQAFLNKTGIFRANDFKGAFVQVGVAELTMGAIMNGIALQKGLFPICATFFVFSDFMKPAIRMAALMGLPVKYVFTHDSFRVGEDGPTHQPIEHETQIRLLEGLTKENGKAEMLVLRPADAFETLAAWEMAFENNDSPTALILTRQVVNTLPGENRYEAAKACRKGAYIVSDNTAAGKNPDLTLVANGSDVLLEHQAAELLRAEGKAVRVVSMISPALFLKQEKTYRDQVLVPWTPVFALSSGLPVLFDRVVGGFGKACGLERFGASAPAGVLEKEFGYVPEAVAAKAKEYLAEFAQNVADFKKAN
- a CDS encoding fibrobacter succinogenes major paralogous domain-containing protein: MLKRALPLVLGATGIFVACGDETTIVEGGSIAMVADADALGDCDGDNEGELLWLKSEAQLRMCSGGEWLSMNGSVDTLYIADSKCSTEPLKDSSGVKIICNGDSVGVVLNGRDGADGKNGKDGIDGVDGKDLIDTTVSDSESVPTELNTISGCSQKGPFLSGTPVTVRGLENGRTLTQSNITYTGFIANDKGEFKLRGGMLKSQYVSLSATGYYKNEMTGGNSDGQISLNALTDLSTHTTANLNLLTHLEYDRVYYLVQNEGKRVATAKKQAQKEIFAAFHIDSDGFKNSEDMNIAGSSEADAALLAVSIIMQNRFTTSEFSEYLSKFAADLETDGKGNNGDSSRVAIADAILESEFGWFRDGDNSCYPPKNFFRLADVRTNVKGWNLSQNEIPNFEKYVRHFWSQELGLGVCGALADGLIKDDSLPVAKDGEIRYVTRPGSLFRVMDYEDSIPYRYICHADSNRWVEASDVEKNTYGESCAAGDNKVIKGKIDKRNSYYCKDSAWVNITEWDWNIPKEARFNPDIEYGSMTDNRDQKTYRTVEIGNQTWMAENLNYADSSKTPSLVGNSRCYNDSLKYCKVGGRLYTWDAAIDICPEGWHLPDSTEWAELLELLKVTFENEDPSWLLKSSNGWNNSYMPGICSSWLSSWESGCDRFGFTALPVGVYYDDPLVSTDHFMGSAGSRTAFWSSSEAETEKAYVFSDGELSQLKKKDALSVRCVQD
- a CDS encoding NPCBM/NEW2 domain-containing protein is translated as MKEYVFRLLKNLAHPGTIIGLVVAAAIPFLVYLGPNVDHKETIRQLDLYLPLPLFCVQFVAAIVLFCMLSKDFREWVKTVLPAKSFSILTLAFAVAVSIFAATQIEARHRVQSDESVFMSVAQNMYYNQESGTCNQGLYNDGKLDCVSKSNSFKTKGLAFLYVLGMPLFGSDLHWIFNLELLLLPLAFLLMFLAIAAWTRQPLLAFFAALLTALQPTVLFQFRAMSVEPLYIFLSALSLFTFKWAYDRNTVKHWALFALVLAFFAQTRQETVFCFAPFILFALPKILDSKSAKAPTFFVTLSFFSMPVLLTISYFQGFGFQGGEFEAHGHFFEDLAKNWHEMTLPLRENGELQNPFLTYFNYLFAIGAIYLVFRAIYDTKKGDKFYLWTLVFLVLYHIQTYVILENVSGDFTIQINQRYSLVMLPSMAFVGALPVAHAIEYFAASIDKNKVAKLSFLGAVAVALIFGGWTFHYKKDFNDNVMYNRNHLTIEEYEIWQWLNELPQKNRLFIYGRPWHFVGYGVSSIHYDKARQMRDSELQQLMDKYDEVYYIRGLDCWDSQTYHKKAVEHRIATTCDVFEREMDLVGVKNILITNNYWVQIAQFNGRKNYNPKNIIVVEDVAIETAGEPEKLNLSELDENTDVNKIVVDTLRYKYNLKESNAETTTNWEFFTVLNGKFLSRGAYQNGEFALAIPADTLQPGYNQIRFVVQDTLKRTKLADISKFYFNADNGAIPLGDLNYESHTQGWGSMHKNESIEGNKMTINGQVFEFGFATHAASETVYALGGKYNSFRVSVGLDDESLCSEGVYVEILGDGKTLAQTPVFRNGEIHTLTASTAGVQKLALKALPKAGIDCSHVDFVNGALIP